A window of Gossypium hirsutum isolate 1008001.06 chromosome D13, Gossypium_hirsutum_v2.1, whole genome shotgun sequence genomic DNA:
ggatttggaacaaatagaaaacacaaagaaattcttgtcaaacaactttgttatgaaggatatgggtgtagcagatgttattcttgggattaaaataacccgagatgaaagcactatagctttatcacaatcacattacattgaaaatgtgcttaaaaagtttgatcttttcaactgtataccagcatctacacccatggatcctcaattaaaattagtaaCTAATGCTAGTAGGAAAaatgatcaattgaaatatgcaagtctaattggttgtcttatgtatataatgacttgtacaatgccagatattgcatatgctgttggaaaattgagtaggtacacaagtaatccaagtagtttgcatttgaatagagtacttaggtacttaaagaaaactattaactatgggttgtgttataatggatatcctccagttttagaagggtattcggatgctaattggattacaagtttggaagatcatacatctactagtggatggatcttcattcttggtgagggagtcatttcttggggttccaagaaacaaacatgtattactgattccaccatggcagcagaatttattgcattagccgctgcatctaaagaagcagaatggttaagaaatttgctttatgatatacttttatggcctaagccaatttcacctatttctatccgttgtgatagtgagactactctagcaaaggcatatagccaagtatataatggaaagtctagacacattggattaagacatagttatgtccgacaattaatctctgatggagtgatcactattaattatgtgaggtcaagtgaaaatttggcagatcctttgacaaaaagtcttgctagagatacAGTAAAAATTACCTCAAAAAGGATGGGACTCAAGcttattaattagagtcacccatgatagaaactcgactcaacgcttggtataacgtcaagtcttgagttcaatgagacaaagtacatcattagtatgtgactgttagcactataaataaatccatcctaagattaaagtgctaggtacccgtaatgataaggaaaggatgagtaatgtattcttaatggacccataacataaatatgttaaagtgttataattacgggaacacttttgatgggatccacttatgtgagtggaagtgtggccgcttctaggagctcaagggcttggctctgacagcactcatgaaacgaggacatagacacatggccataatagtgtctctagatactatgcattgaccgatgttgaaatcattgtgtgagatgtgttcagttaatcaaatggaatagttggttcaaagcttagtctaccatgcaatttcgattaactttaacatgttttcactaagtgaaggttcaatcgtaagacacctttatttatgcaaattgatttccaagaatatcaaaatgtaaatattttgaaaatggggggatattgttggaacattttcaaatatttatagtatcccaataactataaatgaacgggtgtaattaatcaaaagataaaacttttggtcattggtcaaaagttatatcatttgattttttaaaaagaattataactattcaaaaaatattatttgaatagttacaaaattaaatgaataattattatttatttattcataaagacacctattaaaagatgtctctatgaagagacatgaaaattcctataaataggaatgggatttcatttggaaatcatatcaacaaattctaatattctttcttttcttccttcattttctaatactattagattattctataaagtattactgcagaaatcctttgtagaaattgagttttttgttatacaatgctcagtgcatagtggactattctcgttagtgcaaaacgcaaatagtcattggcttcattgtatcctcgaggttaatttgcttgaaactcatttgcacaccgaagataAGTGAGggcaaatataaccttaaagatagtggcttgatacacgccttggagccttgtcctatttcttctttttcttttcgagttccgatcgtgtgttcgagattttccttacCAAAGTTTTGAACTAACAAATATAAGTGGAAGCAAATAGAACCTTAAAAAAGTGACATTGATACTTGATTTCTCATAAGTTTATTTTATCTCCACACACCAATATTAAATACGCTTAGAACAAACTCTTCCCGAATATAAACAACCAATTCCTACGAAAAGTTGAAAACAAATCACTCAAAGATGGAAGATAATAGCACATAAAATGTTTTTCACAGAATGAACTCAATTGTATGCTCTAAGCTTTACACAAATCCCATGAATGGCAATTTATAAGCTTACAAGACTTAACTCTAACTAAGAGATAAGTaggataataatataatttacttattGGTTTTTCACAGTTTCAATTACCAACAAGATAACCTTTAATTATCATCAAAATAATCTATGATAATAATGAATAATCTTCACTAATCTTAGCTGAAATATTCACTCTTAATCATCCATAATATATGCTTATCATAATCCATATGAAGAGATTTTATCAACAAGGACTTTGTGGTTTTTGTTTCCTTGCTTAACTTAAAGTTTAGTTTTGTCGTGGATTAGTGGTTGAGAATTATCAAACAAATCAAGGTAATTATGTTGTTAAGCattctttttttatcaaaaacaTTTGTAAGTGTCACgaggctagaactttagtctagCAAATCGCGTAGCCTTACGAGAGTTCTTTGTTTATCAGTCTAACTCTCAAAAAGTGAGAATTCTCTTGAAAATTCTCTAAGGCGCCAAAAATAAAATGGAAGCAACCCAAAAGTGAATGAGTAACGAAAAAACTTGGAAAGCCACAAGAAAGTAATGCACACAATGTGTGTGAGTAACCGCTCTCAAATATATTCTTTATCTCAAGAATAAAGTACAATaggatgattacaaatgagggggcatctatttatagttgagctcccccagatCCAACGGTTCAAATTGAATTACATCAACAATTGAGGCTACTGCCTATCTACAATATgagagtcctaagggatttaaattCTATACAGTATTATCCTTTAGGATTTACAATAATTACTCTGGTAATCCTAGTTTTACTAGAGTGTTTCATAGGGCCACCCAAGCTTCAAATAGATGGGTTTCTCTTTGGGTTCTATGAATTGGGCCAATTCAAGCGGGTCAAATGAGCCTCATTTAATTAGTTGACCTCCATTGGACACTCTTTGTGCATTAGTCACAAGCTTTTAGTCACAGGATTTGATTTGCGGCCCCTAACATTCTCCGCTAATCATTCTTACAACACCCTCGTCGCGTTTACAGGATGATATTAGTTCCCAACTAGTCTTTCTGTCATGTAGTTTTGTCCCTCGAAACATTTACCTCAACTTTTATCTCATCCATCGCCTAATTCAAACAGTTTCTCTTTTTGGTACATCTCGTTCGCAAGAGTCCACCACTCTTACTTGCCCCAATTGTGACTTTTTTTGATCGGAATCCTCTTAATCCTTACAAATAGGCTTAAGCTTACCCACATTGAACATTGGGTTACCCTTAAGTATTCCCGCCAACTCCAGTTTGTAATTTTCTTGATTTACTCGCTTTAAAACTCTGAAAGGGCCCCTATGTCTTTGTCAAACCAATGATAAGTTATAACGTAAAACACTagataattgtttaagatttaCCTTACTTGTAGAATTTACTTGATTTGACTGTCTAGTTTGCATCACTACTTTTTCCCATAAAGTCTGATGCACAACCCACTTCTCTCATAGGTGGTAGCCCCACTAATAACTTAACAAGCTTCACATTGATTTTTTGCTCCTTTAGCATTTCCAAATGGGTCTCCTTAGCATTCCAATCTAAAAAGTCAATGTTCTTACCATAATGAACATCATCGGCTAGTTGGATTGCCGACAATACCTTGATTCCACCTTTCATGTCTCGACTCACCAACACAACGTATTGTTGTTGTTGAGTATCCAAGATGCATGTACAACCGAAAAAAGGAACCAACAGAGCATTAATCTTGTCAAGGAAACTCAAGCCAAGAACAAAGTCGTAATTATCCAAATGAATTTCCTCAAAGTCTTCCTTGCATTTTCATTGATCGATCTGTAGTTCAACTCCTTGTACCACTTCAGTGGGGTTTGTAACGTGACCATGGATGGGATCAAACTCAGTGCTAGGATGATCAGTGCTACATGGATGCGACATGCTCGTTCGCACTCACCGCACCAATGGTTAACCAATTAGGTAAACAAGGGGAAGAAGATAGTGGTAGAACAAAGGAGAATGAAGTGAAGGTTGGGAATGGTTTCAATTTTTGAAAGAGTTAAGAGATCATAAAGGAGTGCCTATGTGAGTGTGTATGAGTTGTTTGCATGGCCTTTTATAGTGGCAGATAAGCTTGGATACATGTCTTAAGGTTACTGACGAGGAAGTATGATTTGATGCTCTTGGCAGTGACAATACTGTTACGTCCTAAGATGAGACGTTTTAGGATGACTAACAATCAATTACTTTGAGTCTCCACATGGCCCTCACATGGTCTTAGAAGAGTTGTCCCTTTCTAAAGTTCGTTGAGTTGAGGTTCGCAAATTAAGCTCAAAGTTTGCACTGTAGTTAATTCCATTAAGAGACACATGTTTAACTCACTATGAATGCACTTTGAGGTTCATGAGGTACACTATAAGGTCTACGAGACTCGCTACACAAGGTATAACAATATGCAATGCTTATGAAtacattttcataaaataaagattttttattttttattttttttattttaagtgatatcataaaaaaatattaattattaattcctATTATGACTattcaattataaatttagattttttaggGTTCTTAGACTCGTGCTTGGGTTCTGTCAAGTTCGGATTTTCTCGGACTTGAAATTTCTCAAACTCAAATCGTTATGGGCTCGGATCGGCACAAGCGAGCTTTCAAACTCGGGCTTGTTTTGCCAGTTCTAGTGAAACTAAAAGAAGGATTTCGAAAATtgtaatgtattttttaaattaatttttattttttaatataatttagacaacttttaaaattcgtttataaagttttttaattccagaataattattttttgtggcTAAAACAAGCAAAAAAAGTTTGTAAGGTCCACTtccaagatatttggaagatccTTGCATTTATACTGTCCATTTATTTCACCACACTCCGTTCTTCCATGGACACCACCAAGTGCATGACTTCATCCTCTTCCCTCACACTCAAAGCCCACATAAAAAATGCAACCATAATCTCCAAGTCTCCAATTCTTCACCGAAAAAGAGATATATTTTGCCTCAATATCAAGATGTATGTATGACATTAACTTTCTTTTTGGTACCTTTTCATTTAAAGTTTCCTATATATATGATCATCTGTTTCCTTATCCATGTTTTGGGGGTTGGTTTTAGCAGCAAGAAACATCCATATGGTTGTCAATAtctgcaaaagaagaaaaaaccttGGAGGACTCACAAAATTTATGTGACAAAAGAGGGAGAAAGTGTTATCAATGGAGCTGGAAAAAAAGGAACCATAGCAGGAGCTGTTGCTCTTATTGTTGGCACTAGTATTGGTTCTGGGATTCTTGCACTCCCACAGAAGGCCTCTCCTGCTGTAAATTGCTTTCAATagatattgagtttttttttttaccttttggTGACTGGGTAATTAATGAAGTTTTAAACTTCTTTTTACACTGCAGGGTGTGGTTCCAAGTTCAATATCCTTGGTAGTTTGTTGGGCGTTTTTGCTAATTGAAGCACTTTTACTCATTGAAATAAATGTTGGTTTACAAAGGAAGAGGAAGGAGGGTGAATTGGAGGTCATTTCCATAAGGACAATGGCACAAGAGACACTTGGTGATTGGGGTGGAAATTTGGCCACTGTTACCTATATTTTCTTGGGTTACACTTCAATGATTGCCTATAGTTCCAAGTCTGGAGAGATCCTTTTCCATTTGATCAATCTTCCTGAACCAGCTTCCGGTTTCCTATTCACTGCACTTTTCACATTTCTCATCTCTGTTGGTGGAACACAAGTCACTGATCAAGTGAACCAATGGCTCACTGTTTCCATGATAGGTATAATTTTGGACAAGTTATTTACACCCGAGTCTGAGTATCATAGATAATTCTATCTCGATTAACCATAGGTGGTTGTATGTGAACAGGATTATTAATGGCAATTGAAGTGGTAGCAGTTATGTTAGGAGGATGGTCAGGCCTGGAGGGAAATGGTGATTGGGGGAAAGTTCCAGCAACCATTCCTGTCATGATATTTTCATTGGTATATCATGATGTTGCACCGGGTAAAAGAAACACACTATTGTTTTCAATATGAAGCTTAATATTTTTCCAATCATGGGGTTATGATATCTCTTGGTTATTGCAGTCCTTTGTGCTTATTTAGGCAGTGACCTTACTCGATTAAGGGCTTCGGTTTTGCTTGGCAGCCTTTTTCCCTTGTTGGCATTGCTTGTTTGGGATGCTATTGCACTTGGCATTTCAACACAAACTGACCAAGTTGTTGATCCTGTTGAGCTGCTTATGGGGTATGTCAAATACATAGATTCTACATGTCACAATTGCAAAATCCCCTCGGTAGAAGAATATTATGTTAGGTACATTTTTTACATCTCGAAATGTGGCATCGTAACTCTGTTGTAAATATAAGGAAAAACTTCAACactagaacccaagttttaccCATTTGTAGAGGCAGTTTCAATATCAGGTAGGCCTAGAAGGAAATGAACATTACCCTCATGCATAACTTACATACCAAGGTTAGGGCAGTTAATAATAGCAGCCTAGGTATAATGAACGATCGAACGAGCATATAGTTATATTCAACACTCACTCCAAAAAATAGAATTGGAGCTGAAACCAAAGCCTATATGTTGTAAAAGCCTAAAACTTGAGCATAGATGTTGAACTTTCTCCAATGGGATTCATATAGGATTATTGGGGGATGATTCATATAGTCAGATAAGTTAAGATGAGTTGGTACCCGGAATTTAATGTTTTCACCCCTTGTTTCAGGGTAAAATGGAGTGGAGTTTCATTTATGGTAGAAGCATTTTCACTTCTGGCCGTGGGAACATCAATGACTGGCACTCTCCTCAGTTTCTCAGAGTTCTTTAAGGAGCAGCTTAAGAACCTGTCATGGCATTCTTCTTCGGTACAGGTTGCCCCAACTCTTCATATTTCTGAAAGCAAATACCCTGTATCCGACACTCACGCTGTAAAgactctccctctccctctccctctccctttcCCTCCAGCTCTTTTATTTGAACCGAGAGATGTGCAGACGAGAGGTGAAGGGAGAGGTAAACCTCCCCCTCTTAGATTACAACCTGTTTATCACATTCAACTTACTGTATAATTGTTAAAACCATGCAGATAAAGGCATTGGCATTGGATGACCTACAGCAGGAACCAGACAAACTGACAAATTGGTGGGGAAGAAATAAAACCAGGTTCACAGCAATGGCAATGGTGGTCACTCCAACACTAATAGTTTCAACAACAGTTCCAGAAGCATTCTCTGCTGCTACAGATATTGCAGTAAGTTAAAAGTGAAGCCATAAATGAATTAAAGGTGTTAAAGATGTAGAACTTGAAGCAC
This region includes:
- the LOC107920601 gene encoding tyrosine-specific transport protein isoform X5 — encoded protein: MDTTKCMTSSSSLTLKAHIKNATIISKSPILHRKRDIFCLNIKISKKHPYGCQYLQKKKKPWRTHKIYVTKEGESVINGAGKKGTIAGAVALIVGTSIGSGILALPQKASPAGVVPSSISLVVCWAFLLIEALLLIEINVGLQRKRKEGELEVISIRTMAQETLGDWGGNLATVTYIFLGYTSMIAYSSKSGEILFHLINLPEPASGFLFTALFTFLISVGGTQVTDQVNQWLTVSMIGLLMAIEVVAVMLGGWSGLEGNGDWGKVPATIPVMIFSLVYHDVAPVLCAYLGSDLTRLRASVLLGSLFPLLALLVWDAIALGISTQTDQVVDPVELLMGYVKYIDSTCHNCKIPSVEEYYVRVKWSGVSFMVEAFSLLAVGTSMTGTLLSFSEFFKEQLKNLSWHSSSIKALALDDLQQEPDKLTNWWGRNKTRFTAMAMVVTPTLIVSTTVPEAFSAATDIAGGYCMTMLYGVLPPAMAWAMGNREGEGSNQKGLTMAWPAICGVGLFACGLVMEQILQDLLALQF
- the LOC107920601 gene encoding tyrosine-specific transport protein isoform X10 — encoded protein: MDTTKCMTSSSSLTLKAHIKNATIISKSPILHRKRDIFCLNIKISKKHPYGCQYLQKKKKPWRTHKIYVTKEGESVINGAGKKGTIAGAVALIVGTSIGSGILALPQKASPAGVVPSSISLVVCWAFLLIEALLLIEINVGLQRKRKEGELEVISIRTMAQETLGDWGGNLATVTYIFLGYTSMIAYSSKSGEILFHLINLPEPASGFLFTALFTFLISVGGTQVTDQVNQWLTVSMIGLLMAIEVVAVMLGGWSGLEGNGDWGKVPATIPVMIFSLVYHDVAPVLCAYLGSDLTRLRASVLLGSLFPLLALLVWDAIALGISTQTDQVVDPVELLMGVKWSGVSFMVEAFSLLAVGTSMTGTLLSFSEFFKEQLKNLSWHSSSIKALALDDLQQEPDKLTNWWGRNKTRFTAMAMVVTPTLIVSTTVPEAFSAATDIAGGYCMTMLYGVLPPAMAWAMGNREGEGSNQKGLTMAWPAICGVGLFACGLVMEQILQDLLALQF
- the LOC107920601 gene encoding tyrosine-specific transport protein 2 isoform X8, which codes for MDTTKCMTSSSSLTLKAHIKNATIISKSPILHRKRDIFCLNIKISKKHPYGCQYLQKKKKPWRTHKIYVTKEGESVINGAGKKGTIAGAVALIVGTSIGSGILALPQKASPAGVVPSSISLVVCWAFLLIEALLLIEINVGLQRKRKEGELEVISIRTMAQETLGDWGGNLATVTYIFLGYTSMIAYSSKSGEILFHLINLPEPASGFLFTALFTFLISVGGTQVTDQVNQWLTVSMIGLLMAIEVVAVMLGGWSGLEGNGDWGKVPATIPVMIFSLVYHDVAPVLCAYLGSDLTRLRASVLLGSLFPLLALLVWDAIALGISTQTDQVVDPVELLMGVKWSGVSFMVEAFSLLAVGTSMTGTLLSFSEFFKEQLKNLSWHSSSVQIKALALDDLQQEPDKLTNWWGRNKTRFTAMAMVVTPTLIVSTTVPEAFSAATDIAGGYCMTMLYGVLPPAMAWAMGNREGEGSNQKGLTMAWPAICGVGLFACGLVMEQILQDLLALQF
- the LOC107920601 gene encoding tyrosine-specific transport protein isoform X1 yields the protein MDTTKCMTSSSSLTLKAHIKNATIISKSPILHRKRDIFCLNIKISKKHPYGCQYLQKKKKPWRTHKIYVTKEGESVINGAGKKGTIAGAVALIVGTSIGSGILALPQKASPAGVVPSSISLVVCWAFLLIEALLLIEINVGLQRKRKEGELEVISIRTMAQETLGDWGGNLATVTYIFLGYTSMIAYSSKSGEILFHLINLPEPASGFLFTALFTFLISVGGTQVTDQVNQWLTVSMIGLLMAIEVVAVMLGGWSGLEGNGDWGKVPATIPVMIFSLVYHDVAPVLCAYLGSDLTRLRASVLLGSLFPLLALLVWDAIALGISTQTDQVVDPVELLMGYVKYIDSTCHNCKIPSVEEYYVRVKWSGVSFMVEAFSLLAVGTSMTGTLLSFSEFFKEQLKNLSWHSSSVQVAPTLHISESKYPVSDTHAIKALALDDLQQEPDKLTNWWGRNKTRFTAMAMVVTPTLIVSTTVPEAFSAATDIAGGYCMTMLYGVLPPAMAWAMGNREGEGSNQKGLTMAWPAICGVGLFACGLVMEQILQDLLALQF
- the LOC107920601 gene encoding tyrosine-specific transport protein isoform X4; translated protein: MDTTKCMTSSSSLTLKAHIKNATIISKSPILHRKRDIFCLNIKIKKHPYGCQYLQKKKKPWRTHKIYVTKEGESVINGAGKKGTIAGAVALIVGTSIGSGILALPQKASPAGVVPSSISLVVCWAFLLIEALLLIEINVGLQRKRKEGELEVISIRTMAQETLGDWGGNLATVTYIFLGYTSMIAYSSKSGEILFHLINLPEPASGFLFTALFTFLISVGGTQVTDQVNQWLTVSMIGLLMAIEVVAVMLGGWSGLEGNGDWGKVPATIPVMIFSLVYHDVAPVLCAYLGSDLTRLRASVLLGSLFPLLALLVWDAIALGISTQTDQVVDPVELLMGYVKYIDSTCHNCKIPSVEEYYVRVKWSGVSFMVEAFSLLAVGTSMTGTLLSFSEFFKEQLKNLSWHSSSVQIKALALDDLQQEPDKLTNWWGRNKTRFTAMAMVVTPTLIVSTTVPEAFSAATDIAGGYCMTMLYGVLPPAMAWAMGNREGEGSNQKGLTMAWPAICGVGLFACGLVMEQILQDLLALQF
- the LOC107920601 gene encoding tyrosine-specific transport protein isoform X3, coding for MDTTKCMTSSSSLTLKAHIKNATIISKSPILHRKRDIFCLNIKISKKHPYGCQYLQKKKKPWRTHKIYVTKEGESVINGAGKKGTIAGAVALIVGTSIGSGILALPQKASPAGVVPSSISLVVCWAFLLIEALLLIEINVGLQRKRKEGELEVISIRTMAQETLGDWGGNLATVTYIFLGYTSMIAYSSKSGEILFHLINLPEPASGFLFTALFTFLISVGGTQVTDQVNQWLTVSMIGLLMAIEVVAVMLGGWSGLEGNGDWGKVPATIPVMIFSLVYHDVAPVLCAYLGSDLTRLRASVLLGSLFPLLALLVWDAIALGISTQTDQVVDPVELLMGYVKYIDSTCHNCKIPSVEEYYVRVKWSGVSFMVEAFSLLAVGTSMTGTLLSFSEFFKEQLKNLSWHSSSVQIKALALDDLQQEPDKLTNWWGRNKTRFTAMAMVVTPTLIVSTTVPEAFSAATDIAGGYCMTMLYGVLPPAMAWAMGNREGEGSNQKGLTMAWPAICGVGLFACGLVMEQILQDLLALQF
- the LOC107920601 gene encoding tyrosine-specific transport protein isoform X2, with translation MDTTKCMTSSSSLTLKAHIKNATIISKSPILHRKRDIFCLNIKIKKHPYGCQYLQKKKKPWRTHKIYVTKEGESVINGAGKKGTIAGAVALIVGTSIGSGILALPQKASPAGVVPSSISLVVCWAFLLIEALLLIEINVGLQRKRKEGELEVISIRTMAQETLGDWGGNLATVTYIFLGYTSMIAYSSKSGEILFHLINLPEPASGFLFTALFTFLISVGGTQVTDQVNQWLTVSMIGLLMAIEVVAVMLGGWSGLEGNGDWGKVPATIPVMIFSLVYHDVAPVLCAYLGSDLTRLRASVLLGSLFPLLALLVWDAIALGISTQTDQVVDPVELLMGYVKYIDSTCHNCKIPSVEEYYVRVKWSGVSFMVEAFSLLAVGTSMTGTLLSFSEFFKEQLKNLSWHSSSVQVAPTLHISESKYPVSDTHAIKALALDDLQQEPDKLTNWWGRNKTRFTAMAMVVTPTLIVSTTVPEAFSAATDIAGGYCMTMLYGVLPPAMAWAMGNREGEGSNQKGLTMAWPAICGVGLFACGLVMEQILQDLLALQF
- the LOC107920601 gene encoding tyrosine-specific transport protein isoform X7; translated protein: MDTTKCMTSSSSLTLKAHIKNATIISKSPILHRKRDIFCLNIKIKKHPYGCQYLQKKKKPWRTHKIYVTKEGESVINGAGKKGTIAGAVALIVGTSIGSGILALPQKASPAGVVPSSISLVVCWAFLLIEALLLIEINVGLQRKRKEGELEVISIRTMAQETLGDWGGNLATVTYIFLGYTSMIAYSSKSGEILFHLINLPEPASGFLFTALFTFLISVGGTQVTDQVNQWLTVSMIGLLMAIEVVAVMLGGWSGLEGNGDWGKVPATIPVMIFSLVYHDVAPVLCAYLGSDLTRLRASVLLGSLFPLLALLVWDAIALGISTQTDQVVDPVELLMGVKWSGVSFMVEAFSLLAVGTSMTGTLLSFSEFFKEQLKNLSWHSSSVQVAPTLHISESKYPVSDTHAIKALALDDLQQEPDKLTNWWGRNKTRFTAMAMVVTPTLIVSTTVPEAFSAATDIAGGYCMTMLYGVLPPAMAWAMGNREGEGSNQKGLTMAWPAICGVGLFACGLVMEQILQDLLALQF
- the LOC107920601 gene encoding tyrosine-specific transport protein 2 isoform X9; this translates as MDTTKCMTSSSSLTLKAHIKNATIISKSPILHRKRDIFCLNIKIKKHPYGCQYLQKKKKPWRTHKIYVTKEGESVINGAGKKGTIAGAVALIVGTSIGSGILALPQKASPAGVVPSSISLVVCWAFLLIEALLLIEINVGLQRKRKEGELEVISIRTMAQETLGDWGGNLATVTYIFLGYTSMIAYSSKSGEILFHLINLPEPASGFLFTALFTFLISVGGTQVTDQVNQWLTVSMIGLLMAIEVVAVMLGGWSGLEGNGDWGKVPATIPVMIFSLVYHDVAPVLCAYLGSDLTRLRASVLLGSLFPLLALLVWDAIALGISTQTDQVVDPVELLMGVKWSGVSFMVEAFSLLAVGTSMTGTLLSFSEFFKEQLKNLSWHSSSVQIKALALDDLQQEPDKLTNWWGRNKTRFTAMAMVVTPTLIVSTTVPEAFSAATDIAGGYCMTMLYGVLPPAMAWAMGNREGEGSNQKGLTMAWPAICGVGLFACGLVMEQILQDLLALQF
- the LOC107920601 gene encoding tyrosine-specific transport protein isoform X6, whose protein sequence is MDTTKCMTSSSSLTLKAHIKNATIISKSPILHRKRDIFCLNIKISKKHPYGCQYLQKKKKPWRTHKIYVTKEGESVINGAGKKGTIAGAVALIVGTSIGSGILALPQKASPAGVVPSSISLVVCWAFLLIEALLLIEINVGLQRKRKEGELEVISIRTMAQETLGDWGGNLATVTYIFLGYTSMIAYSSKSGEILFHLINLPEPASGFLFTALFTFLISVGGTQVTDQVNQWLTVSMIGLLMAIEVVAVMLGGWSGLEGNGDWGKVPATIPVMIFSLVYHDVAPVLCAYLGSDLTRLRASVLLGSLFPLLALLVWDAIALGISTQTDQVVDPVELLMGVKWSGVSFMVEAFSLLAVGTSMTGTLLSFSEFFKEQLKNLSWHSSSVQVAPTLHISESKYPVSDTHAIKALALDDLQQEPDKLTNWWGRNKTRFTAMAMVVTPTLIVSTTVPEAFSAATDIAGGYCMTMLYGVLPPAMAWAMGNREGEGSNQKGLTMAWPAICGVGLFACGLVMEQILQDLLALQF